A single window of Nicotiana tomentosiformis chromosome 1, ASM39032v3, whole genome shotgun sequence DNA harbors:
- the LOC104093692 gene encoding protein BPS1, chloroplastic-like, with protein sequence MSLPQEPHRPSLRFGNPFKMILPKGSYLSPRLLALLNAFEGTLAGRLKSLKPGGKEDILSLSWMKQAISTLCAIHTDVKTLITDLELPVSDWDEKWIDVYLDNSLKMLDMCIAYSSEISRLSQGHLYLQCGLHNLDGSSTQFMKARSSLDGWKHHINSKNHRLENCFAILDSLTESLNLPKIKNSAKGKVLMHAMYGVRVVTVFICSIFAVAFSGSAKKLKDLQVHVTCLWTEAFVDLHDFISGEIRSIYSGGKFTALKELEAVDVSVKKLYPVIQDGIDPIDAEQLEVLTSDLTKKTEKLSEGLDLLTKETDKFFQILLTGRDALLCNLRVGSAVIKPVLPNNNVQKQMVK encoded by the coding sequence ATGAGTCTCCCACAGGAACCACACCGCCCTTCTCTCCGATTTGGAAATCCTTTCAAAATGATATTACCCAAGGGCTCGTACTTGTCTCCTAGGCTTCTTGCTCTGTTGAATGCTTTTGAGGGGACATTAGCAGGGAGGCTTAAGAGTCTTAAGCCTGGAGGCAAGGAAGATATCCTTAGCCTATCATGGATGAAACAAGCAATAAGCACACTTTGTGCAATTCATACAGATGTGAAAACTCTTATTACTGATCTTGAGCTTCCTGTATCTGACTGGGATGAGAAGTGGATTGATGTCTACTTGGACAATAGTTTGAAGATGCTGGATATGTGCATTGCCTACAGCTCTGAGATATCCAGGCTTAGCCAAGGCCACCTTTATCTTCAATGCGGCTTGCACAACTTGGATGGCTCCTCAACACAGTTCATGAAGGCTCGTTCTTCGTTGGACGGATGGAAGCATCATATTAATTCAAAGAACCACAGACTGGAGAATTGCTTTGCCATCTTGGACAGCCTCACTGAATCACTGAACCTACCCAAGATCAAGAATTCTGCGAAAGGGAAGGTTCTGATGCACGCAATGTATGGAGTGAGGGTTGTAACTGTTTTCATATGTAGCATCTTTGCTGTTGCATTCTCAGGTTCCGCGAAGAAATTGAAGGATCTTCAGGTTCACGTGACTTGCTTGTGGACTGAAGCTTTTGTTGATCTTCATGATTTTATTAGTGGGGAGATCAGGAGCATATATTCCGGAGGGAAGTTCACAGCATTGAAGGAGCTTGAAGCAGTGGATGTAAGCGTGAAGAAGTTATACCCAGTCATACAGGATGGAATAGACCCTATTGATGCAGAACAGTTGGAAGTTCTAACTTCAGATCTGACTAAAAAGACAGAAAAACTTTCGGAAGGACTAGATCTCCTAACAAAGGAGACAGATAAGTTCTTTCAGATCCTTCTAACCGGACGTGATGCTTTGCTTTGTAATCTTAGAGTTGGTAGTGCAGTCATTAAACCAGTGCTACCAAACAACAATGTACAAAAACAAATGGTGAAGTGA